Proteins from one Triticum aestivum cultivar Chinese Spring chromosome 7A, IWGSC CS RefSeq v2.1, whole genome shotgun sequence genomic window:
- the LOC123148175 gene encoding phospholipase D alpha 2 isoform X2, with the protein MAHRLLHGTLHATILEADNLTNPDRATGGAPQIFRRFVEGFEETIGRGKGSTQLYATVDLGKARVGRTRVIAGDPVNPRWYEEFHIYCAHFAADVVFTVKAAQPIGATLIGRAYLPVRELLDAGGREIERRLDVLDPSKKKIHHGPTIHVRLRFCDVAANPREWGAGLGGARHPGVPYTFFSQRPGCRVTLYQDAHTPDAFAPRIPLSGGRTYQQGRCWEDVFDAISDARHLIYVTGWSVYTEITLIRDGSRPRPGGDATLGELLKRKASEGVRVLMLVWDDRTSVESLGMTWGYMGTHDAETAEYFRGTDVQCVLCPRNPDIGRSAVMGLQTAYMISHHQKIIAVDHDMPVRGSLSRRRIVSFVGGLDLCDGRYDTQFHSLFRTMDTAHHKDFHQPNFVDTSITKGGPREPWHDIHAKIEGPAAWDILYNFEQRWRKQGGDNDLLVDLRALANLIIPPSTVTFPDDQEAWNVQVFRSIDGGASFGFPNTPEQAARSGLVSGKNNTLDRSIQDAYIHAIRRAQHFIYIENQYFLGSSFAWKADDIRPEEIEALHLIPRELSLKIVSKIEAGEHFVVYVVVPMWPEGAPEGGSVQAILDWQRRTMDMMYYDISIALKAKGIDASPKDYLTFFCLGNREAKRSGEYEPADHPLPGSGYEKAQNARRFMIYVHSKMMIGHASCGRSPICLHI; encoded by the exons ATGGCTCACCGGCTGCTGCACGGCACCCTCCACGCCACCATCCTGGAGGCCGACAACCTCACCAACCCCGACCGCGCCACCGGCGGCGCCCCCCAGATCTTCCGCAGG TTCGTGGAGGGGTTCGAGGAGACGATCGGGCGCGGCAAGGGGTCGACGCAGCTGTACGCGACCGTCGACCTCGGCAAGGCGCGCGTCGGCCGGACGCGGGTTATCGCCGGCGACCCGGTGAACCCGCGCTGGTACGAGGAATTCCACATCTactgcgcccacttcgccgccgacgTCGTCTTCACCGTCAAGGCCGCGCAGCCCATCGGCGCCACGCTCATCGGCCGCGCCTACCTCCCCGTCCGGGAGCTGCTCGACGCCGGCGGCCGGGAGATCGAGCGCCGGCTCGACGTCCTCGACCCGAGCAAGAAGAAGATCCACCACGGGCCCACGATACACGTGCGGCTCAGGTTCTGCGACGTCGCCGCCAATCCCCGCGAGTGGGGCGCGGGCCTCGGCGGCGCGCGGCACCCCGGCGTGCCGTACACCTTCTTCTCCCAGCGGCCCGGGTGCAGGGTCACCCTGTACCAGGACGCGCACACCCCGGACGCGTTCGCGCCCAGGATCCCGCTCTCCGGCGGCCGGACCTACCAGCAGGGCCGGTGCTGGGAGGACGTGTTCGACGCCATCAGTGACGCGCGCCACCTGATATACGTCACCGGCTGGTCGGTGTACACCGAGATCACGCTGATACGGGACGGCTCCCGGCCGCGCCCCGGCGGCGACGCCACCCTCGGCGAGCTCCTCAAGCGCAAGGCCAGCGAGGGCGTGCGCGTGCTCATGCTGGTCTGGGATGACCGCACCTCCGTCGAGTCCCTCGGCATGACATGGGGGTATATGGGGACGCATGACGCCGAGACGGCGGAGTACTTCCGCGGCACCGACGTGCAGTGCGTGCTCTGCCCGCGGAACCCCGACATCGGCAGAAGCGCCGTCATGGGCTTGCAGACTGCCTACATGATCAGCCATCACCAGAAGATCATCGCGGTCGACCACGACATGCCGGTGAGGGGCAGCTTGAGCCGCCGCCGCATCGTCAGCTTCGTCGGCGGCCTCGACCTCTGCGACGGTCGCTACGACACGCAGTTCCACTCCCTGTTCAGGACGATGGACACGGCGCACCACAAGGACTTCCACCAACCCAACTTTGTCGACACGTCCATCACCAAGGGCGGGCCGAGGGAGCCATGGCACGACATCCATGCCAAGATCGAAGGTCCGGCCGCGTGGGACATCCTCTACAACTTCGAGCAGAGGTGGAGGAAGCAAGGTGGTGACAATGACCTCCTCGTCGATCTGAGAGCCTTGGCGAACCTGATCATACCGCCGTCGACCGTGACATTCCCCGATGACCAGGAGGCGTGGAATGTGCAGGTGTTCCGGTCCATTGACGGCGGTGCGAGCTTCGGCTTTCCTAACACCCCTGAGCAAGCTGCTCGATCCGGCCTCGTCAGTGGCAAGAACAACACCCTTGACAGGAGCATCCAGGATGCCTACATCCACGCGATACGTCGCGCACAGCACTTCATCTACATCGAGAATCAGTATTTCCTTGGCAGTTCATTCGCGTGGAAGGCCGACGACATAAGACCGGAGGAAATCGAGGCATTGCATCTGATTCCCAGAGAGCTTTCACTGAAGATTGTGAGCAAGATTGAGGCTGGTGAGCATTTCGTGGTCTATGTGGTGGTGCCAATGTGGCCGGAAGGTGCTCCTGAAGGTGGATCTGTGCAGGCAATATTAGATTGGCAGAGAAGGACGATGGACATGATGTACTATGACATTTCCATCGCACTTAAGGCGAAGGGGATCGACGCAAGCCCCAAGGATTACCTCACCTTCTTTTGCTTAGGGAACAGGGAAGCGAAGAGGAGCGGAGAGTATGAACCTGCTGATCATCCATTGCCTGGGTCAGGCTATGAAAAGGCACAGAACGCTCGGCGGTTCATGATCTATGTTCACTCCAAGATGATGATAG GACATGCCTCGTGTGGTCGAAGTCCAATTTGTCTTCACATTTAG
- the LOC123148175 gene encoding phospholipase D alpha 2 isoform X1, whose translation MAHRLLHGTLHATILEADNLTNPDRATGGAPQIFRRFVEGFEETIGRGKGSTQLYATVDLGKARVGRTRVIAGDPVNPRWYEEFHIYCAHFAADVVFTVKAAQPIGATLIGRAYLPVRELLDAGGREIERRLDVLDPSKKKIHHGPTIHVRLRFCDVAANPREWGAGLGGARHPGVPYTFFSQRPGCRVTLYQDAHTPDAFAPRIPLSGGRTYQQGRCWEDVFDAISDARHLIYVTGWSVYTEITLIRDGSRPRPGGDATLGELLKRKASEGVRVLMLVWDDRTSVESLGMTWGYMGTHDAETAEYFRGTDVQCVLCPRNPDIGRSAVMGLQTAYMISHHQKIIAVDHDMPVRGSLSRRRIVSFVGGLDLCDGRYDTQFHSLFRTMDTAHHKDFHQPNFVDTSITKGGPREPWHDIHAKIEGPAAWDILYNFEQRWRKQGGDNDLLVDLRALANLIIPPSTVTFPDDQEAWNVQVFRSIDGGASFGFPNTPEQAARSGLVSGKNNTLDRSIQDAYIHAIRRAQHFIYIENQYFLGSSFAWKADDIRPEEIEALHLIPRELSLKIVSKIEAGEHFVVYVVVPMWPEGAPEGGSVQAILDWQRRTMDMMYYDISIALKAKGIDASPKDYLTFFCLGNREAKRSGEYEPADHPLPGSGYEKAQNARRFMIYVHSKMMIVDDEYIIVGSANINQRSMDGGRDSEIAMGAFQPHHLNTKGQVARGQVHGFRMSLWYEHLGMLHNDFLNPGSRECVQRVNKMADKYWDLYASDELNDDLPGHLLTYPVAVTKEGTVVELPGARCFPDTAAPVLGIKSKHLPPILTT comes from the exons ATGGCTCACCGGCTGCTGCACGGCACCCTCCACGCCACCATCCTGGAGGCCGACAACCTCACCAACCCCGACCGCGCCACCGGCGGCGCCCCCCAGATCTTCCGCAGG TTCGTGGAGGGGTTCGAGGAGACGATCGGGCGCGGCAAGGGGTCGACGCAGCTGTACGCGACCGTCGACCTCGGCAAGGCGCGCGTCGGCCGGACGCGGGTTATCGCCGGCGACCCGGTGAACCCGCGCTGGTACGAGGAATTCCACATCTactgcgcccacttcgccgccgacgTCGTCTTCACCGTCAAGGCCGCGCAGCCCATCGGCGCCACGCTCATCGGCCGCGCCTACCTCCCCGTCCGGGAGCTGCTCGACGCCGGCGGCCGGGAGATCGAGCGCCGGCTCGACGTCCTCGACCCGAGCAAGAAGAAGATCCACCACGGGCCCACGATACACGTGCGGCTCAGGTTCTGCGACGTCGCCGCCAATCCCCGCGAGTGGGGCGCGGGCCTCGGCGGCGCGCGGCACCCCGGCGTGCCGTACACCTTCTTCTCCCAGCGGCCCGGGTGCAGGGTCACCCTGTACCAGGACGCGCACACCCCGGACGCGTTCGCGCCCAGGATCCCGCTCTCCGGCGGCCGGACCTACCAGCAGGGCCGGTGCTGGGAGGACGTGTTCGACGCCATCAGTGACGCGCGCCACCTGATATACGTCACCGGCTGGTCGGTGTACACCGAGATCACGCTGATACGGGACGGCTCCCGGCCGCGCCCCGGCGGCGACGCCACCCTCGGCGAGCTCCTCAAGCGCAAGGCCAGCGAGGGCGTGCGCGTGCTCATGCTGGTCTGGGATGACCGCACCTCCGTCGAGTCCCTCGGCATGACATGGGGGTATATGGGGACGCATGACGCCGAGACGGCGGAGTACTTCCGCGGCACCGACGTGCAGTGCGTGCTCTGCCCGCGGAACCCCGACATCGGCAGAAGCGCCGTCATGGGCTTGCAGACTGCCTACATGATCAGCCATCACCAGAAGATCATCGCGGTCGACCACGACATGCCGGTGAGGGGCAGCTTGAGCCGCCGCCGCATCGTCAGCTTCGTCGGCGGCCTCGACCTCTGCGACGGTCGCTACGACACGCAGTTCCACTCCCTGTTCAGGACGATGGACACGGCGCACCACAAGGACTTCCACCAACCCAACTTTGTCGACACGTCCATCACCAAGGGCGGGCCGAGGGAGCCATGGCACGACATCCATGCCAAGATCGAAGGTCCGGCCGCGTGGGACATCCTCTACAACTTCGAGCAGAGGTGGAGGAAGCAAGGTGGTGACAATGACCTCCTCGTCGATCTGAGAGCCTTGGCGAACCTGATCATACCGCCGTCGACCGTGACATTCCCCGATGACCAGGAGGCGTGGAATGTGCAGGTGTTCCGGTCCATTGACGGCGGTGCGAGCTTCGGCTTTCCTAACACCCCTGAGCAAGCTGCTCGATCCGGCCTCGTCAGTGGCAAGAACAACACCCTTGACAGGAGCATCCAGGATGCCTACATCCACGCGATACGTCGCGCACAGCACTTCATCTACATCGAGAATCAGTATTTCCTTGGCAGTTCATTCGCGTGGAAGGCCGACGACATAAGACCGGAGGAAATCGAGGCATTGCATCTGATTCCCAGAGAGCTTTCACTGAAGATTGTGAGCAAGATTGAGGCTGGTGAGCATTTCGTGGTCTATGTGGTGGTGCCAATGTGGCCGGAAGGTGCTCCTGAAGGTGGATCTGTGCAGGCAATATTAGATTGGCAGAGAAGGACGATGGACATGATGTACTATGACATTTCCATCGCACTTAAGGCGAAGGGGATCGACGCAAGCCCCAAGGATTACCTCACCTTCTTTTGCTTAGGGAACAGGGAAGCGAAGAGGAGCGGAGAGTATGAACCTGCTGATCATCCATTGCCTGGGTCAGGCTATGAAAAGGCACAGAACGCTCGGCGGTTCATGATCTATGTTCACTCCAAGATGATGATAG TTGACGACGAGTACATCATCGTCGGATCAGCCAACATCAACCAGCGGTCGATGGACGGGGGGAGGGACTCGGAGATTGCCATGGGCGCATTCCAACCACACCACCTGAACACCAAAGGGCAGGTTGCCAGAGGGCAGGTCCATGGCTTCCGGATGTCGCTGTGGTATGAGCACCTCGGCATGCTGCACAACGACTTCCTCAACCCGGGAAGCCGGGAGTGCGTCCAGAGGGTGAACAAGATGGCTGACAAGTACTGGGACCTCTATGCCAGCGACGAGCTGAACGACGACCTCCCCGGGCACCTTCTCACCTACCCGGTTGCCGTGACGAAGGAAGGCACGGTGGTGGAGCTGCCTGGTGCGAGGTGCTTCCCCGACACGGCGGCTCCGGTGCTCGGAATCAAATCCAAACACCTGCCCCCTATTCTCACCACATAG